The Caldisericia bacterium genome contains a region encoding:
- a CDS encoding polyprenyl synthetase family protein: MMKEEFIEFLKQKKKIVDEELDRILERIKTSPIYPAISYSIKSGGKRLRPVLLMASYSSFSEENEKKTLPFAVGIELIHTYSLIHDDLPAMDNADTRRGKPSLHKVFGEDLAILSGDALLTLAFEVMSSVDTIKPELTLKCINEVAKNAGIEGMVGGQVMDVMTSPDETDEELIYYIHSKKTGALIKTALKIGVILAERGEKEISVIEKFGEKVGLSYQILDDIEDARKGTEDEDRLTFPKMFGIEKSKEIASNLLNEAQDVLKELSLKNNILFSFVEYLKSWLS; the protein is encoded by the coding sequence ATGATGAAGGAAGAATTTATTGAGTTCCTTAAACAGAAAAAGAAAATTGTTGACGAAGAACTGGATAGGATTCTTGAAAGGATAAAGACAAGCCCAATATATCCAGCCATTTCCTATTCTATTAAGAGTGGAGGAAAGAGATTGAGACCTGTGCTCCTTATGGCTTCATATTCCTCTTTTAGTGAAGAGAATGAGAAAAAAACTCTTCCATTTGCCGTTGGCATTGAACTGATTCACACATACTCCCTCATTCACGATGACTTACCTGCAATGGATAATGCAGATACAAGAAGAGGTAAGCCATCTTTACATAAAGTTTTTGGTGAGGACCTTGCAATCCTATCTGGAGATGCTCTTCTAACCCTTGCCTTTGAGGTTATGAGCAGTGTGGATACTATAAAACCAGAACTTACATTAAAATGTATAAATGAGGTAGCAAAGAATGCTGGCATTGAAGGAATGGTTGGCGGGCAGGTTATGGATGTAATGACATCTCCAGACGAAACTGATGAGGAACTTATATACTATATACACTCTAAAAAAACAGGAGCATTGATAAAAACTGCATTAAAAATCGGTGTTATCCTTGCTGAGAGGGGAGAGAAAGAGATAAGTGTAATTGAAAAGTTTGGTGAAAAAGTAGGGCTAAGTTATCAGATTCTTGATGACATAGAAGATGCAAGGAAAGGAACTGAAGATGAGGATAGACTTACATTTCCAAAGATGTTTGGTATAGAAAAGTCAAAGGAAATTGCATCTAATCTATTAAACGAAGCCCAAGATGTGTTAAAAGAGTTATCCCTCAAAAACAATATACTTTTCTCATTTGTGGAGTATCTAAAATCATGGCTATCTTAG
- a CDS encoding 1-deoxy-D-xylulose-5-phosphate synthase, with the protein MAILDRVNYPADLKKLSIYELKQLSEEIRDYIKRVVGEGGGHLASNLGVVELTISLLYTLNPPKDKIMFDVGHQCYTFKILTGRKERFPKIRKSDGISGFIAPDESEYDLFYVGHASNSLSLVLGLAASRDLKGEKYKIVDVIGDGALTGGEAWEALNNLGHLKKDVMIVLNDNEMSIAKNVGAISSYFSKLRAQKPYRNAVKSINEKLSKRGKLGKGVVDFLEKTKLILKQAIIPGMLFEELGILYFGPFDGHNIPLLIEVFSKIKDLDVPRIVHVITKKGKGLHFAEENPEVYHSSPAFLKEIKKKRTFSKVFGEEMVKIGERRKDVVAITAAMELGTGLKDFKERFPERFFDVGIAEQHAVSFASGLSKGGTIPVVAIYSTFLQRALDQIILDVGLQKNKVIFAVDRAGLVPGDGPTHQGIFDLSYFSFFKDFILMSPKDGNELSRMLNFALQTENTCVIRYPKDSADNLPIDTDLTPYRAEVLSEGDDLLIISLGKMSYYAYNILESLHEEGIYPMVLNMRFANPLDIDTVLKYARKIKKVLIVEDHFQFGGIGTRIKPVLMDITGIKIKHLAVTETYPPVGTREELLKRYKLNEEGIKEECERIVGKKIPT; encoded by the coding sequence ATGGCTATCTTAGATAGAGTTAACTATCCAGCAGATTTAAAAAAGTTAAGTATATACGAACTTAAACAACTCTCCGAAGAGATAAGAGATTACATAAAAAGAGTGGTGGGAGAGGGAGGAGGACATCTTGCATCAAATCTTGGAGTGGTAGAACTCACAATATCACTTCTCTACACACTAAATCCACCAAAGGACAAAATAATGTTTGATGTGGGTCATCAATGTTATACTTTTAAAATTCTAACTGGAAGGAAGGAACGATTCCCGAAGATAAGAAAGAGTGATGGTATCTCGGGATTCATTGCACCAGATGAAAGTGAATACGATTTATTCTATGTTGGGCACGCTTCCAATTCCCTTTCACTGGTTCTTGGTCTTGCTGCAAGCAGGGATCTCAAGGGAGAAAAATACAAAATAGTTGATGTTATAGGAGATGGTGCCTTAACCGGTGGTGAAGCATGGGAGGCACTCAACAATCTGGGACATTTAAAAAAGGATGTAATGATTGTGTTGAATGACAACGAGATGTCCATAGCAAAGAATGTAGGTGCAATATCAAGTTACTTCTCAAAACTTAGAGCCCAGAAACCCTATAGAAATGCTGTAAAGAGCATAAATGAAAAACTCTCTAAAAGAGGGAAACTTGGAAAAGGCGTGGTTGACTTCCTTGAAAAAACAAAACTTATATTAAAGCAAGCTATAATACCCGGAATGCTCTTTGAAGAACTCGGAATCCTTTACTTTGGTCCCTTTGACGGACATAATATTCCTCTACTTATAGAGGTTTTCTCAAAAATCAAAGATTTAGATGTTCCAAGAATTGTTCATGTTATCACCAAGAAGGGAAAAGGTCTTCACTTTGCAGAGGAGAATCCCGAGGTTTACCATTCATCACCTGCCTTTTTGAAGGAGATTAAAAAGAAGAGAACCTTTTCAAAGGTCTTCGGCGAAGAGATGGTGAAAATTGGAGAAAGAAGAAAAGATGTAGTTGCCATAACTGCCGCGATGGAACTTGGCACAGGACTTAAGGACTTCAAGGAAAGATTCCCAGAAAGATTTTTTGATGTGGGAATTGCAGAACAACATGCTGTAAGTTTTGCCTCAGGACTCTCAAAGGGTGGAACAATCCCTGTTGTGGCAATATACTCAACTTTCCTTCAGAGAGCGTTGGATCAGATAATCCTTGATGTCGGACTCCAGAAAAATAAGGTGATATTTGCAGTTGATAGAGCAGGGCTTGTGCCTGGAGATGGCCCCACTCATCAGGGAATTTTTGACCTATCTTACTTTTCCTTCTTTAAAGATTTTATTCTCATGAGCCCAAAGGATGGAAACGAACTTTCCCGCATGCTCAATTTTGCTCTTCAGACAGAGAATACATGCGTGATAAGGTATCCTAAGGATAGCGCAGATAATCTCCCAATAGATACTGATCTAACACCATATAGGGCAGAGGTCTTATCAGAGGGAGATGATCTACTAATAATCTCTCTTGGAAAGATGTCTTATTACGCCTATAACATCCTTGAATCTCTTCATGAAGAAGGCATATACCCGATGGTTTTGAATATGAGATTCGCAAATCCACTTGATATTGATACTGTATTGAAGTATGCGAGGAAGATAAAAAAGGTATTAATTGTTGAAGACCATTTCCAGTTTGGTGGTATTGGAACAAGAATTAAACCTGTTTTAATGGATATAACTGGAATAAAAATAAAACATCTTGCAGTAACTGAAACTTATCCTCCTGTGGGAACAAGGGAGGAACTATTGAAGAGATACAAACTTAATGAAGAGGGAATAAAGGAGGAGTGTGAAAGGATAGTTGGAAAGAAAATACCGACTTGA
- a CDS encoding acylphosphatase: MKKRIEVKIYGIVQGVGFRFYAQFRALELGIKGYVKNNPDGSVTFVGEGDEEDLKKMIEYLKKGPTGAVVQKVDVVWKDSKNEFKDFRIRL; the protein is encoded by the coding sequence GTGAAGAAAAGAATAGAAGTTAAGATTTACGGCATAGTCCAGGGAGTGGGTTTTAGATTCTACGCTCAGTTTCGTGCCCTTGAACTGGGTATAAAAGGATATGTGAAGAATAATCCCGACGGAAGTGTTACCTTTGTTGGAGAAGGAGATGAGGAGGATTTAAAGAAAATGATTGAGTATTTAAAAAAGGGACCCACAGGAGCTGTTGTTCAAAAGGTGGATGTTGTCTGGAAAGATTCAAAGAATGAATTTAAGGATTTCAGGATAAGACTATGA